The following proteins come from a genomic window of Methanocella conradii HZ254:
- the metG gene encoding methionine--tRNA ligase, protein MPEFPCNKPVLVTCGLPYANGACHIGHLRTYIPADMFVRTLKMMGQETIFVCGSDAHGTPIVVNAEEQGITPAELVQKYHKVFQETFKKFGICFDHYGSTDDPENHERTRSIVEDLIRNGYVYPKDIKVAYCGHCQRGLPDRYVEGTCPYCGALARGDECDIGCQRHLEPGDILDPRCRICGGKAETRVKQHFFFKLSAFGPFLAEYLNNLHATPNVNYAKEWAKDLKDWCITRNLEWGVKFPGHEDLVVYVWVDAPIGYIAFTEEYMNSIGKDWKAIWKGDSRIIHFIGGDIIYHHCIFWPAMLKGADYTLPWGVVASGMIKINDKKFSKSRGYIVWVEDDYLAHGFHPDLLRYYILSYTSHTKDINFSWKEFQTKVNKELVGSLGNFVNRVLTFIESKGLNVGGEIDPAVREAIAGAVSVAKAEIENYEFKKICDSIITLADFGNTYFQAHEPWKLIKEDKSACESVLYNCAQIVKALAILSWPAMPAKAEETWGMLGYDKASLAKKSFDDALVPYDGGLKRPKPTILFSKLDDKKIAEMEKILEERVAAAEARAAGKKAAEAPKVSFEDFQKLDIRVGKVIASERIKGSKKLLKNLVDIGEGAPRQIVAGIAEQYTPEEMVGKTVIVVANLEPAKIMGVESNGMLLAADSNGATLLAPEKPSAPGTRVR, encoded by the coding sequence ATGCCAGAGTTCCCATGCAACAAGCCAGTATTAGTGACCTGCGGGCTGCCATACGCAAATGGGGCCTGCCACATCGGCCACCTGAGAACGTATATACCAGCGGACATGTTCGTGAGGACTCTGAAGATGATGGGCCAGGAAACGATATTCGTCTGCGGCTCTGACGCCCATGGAACGCCGATAGTGGTCAACGCCGAAGAGCAGGGCATCACGCCTGCTGAACTCGTCCAAAAATACCATAAGGTCTTCCAGGAGACCTTCAAGAAATTCGGGATATGCTTCGACCACTATGGCAGCACGGATGACCCCGAAAACCACGAGCGCACCCGCTCAATCGTCGAGGACCTTATCAGGAATGGATACGTATATCCCAAGGATATTAAGGTCGCGTATTGTGGCCATTGCCAGCGCGGCCTGCCAGACCGCTACGTGGAGGGTACCTGCCCATACTGCGGCGCTTTAGCGAGGGGCGACGAGTGCGACATAGGCTGCCAGAGGCACCTGGAGCCTGGCGACATACTTGACCCGAGGTGCCGGATCTGCGGCGGCAAGGCAGAGACGCGCGTCAAGCAGCACTTCTTCTTTAAGCTGTCGGCATTCGGGCCGTTCTTAGCCGAATACTTAAATAATCTACACGCCACGCCAAACGTTAACTATGCCAAAGAATGGGCCAAGGACCTGAAGGATTGGTGTATAACCCGTAACCTGGAATGGGGCGTCAAGTTCCCAGGCCATGAGGATCTGGTCGTCTACGTCTGGGTTGACGCGCCAATAGGGTACATAGCCTTCACCGAAGAGTACATGAACTCCATTGGCAAGGACTGGAAGGCGATATGGAAGGGCGACTCGCGCATCATCCACTTCATCGGCGGGGACATAATCTATCATCATTGCATCTTTTGGCCTGCCATGCTAAAGGGGGCCGATTACACGCTTCCCTGGGGAGTCGTGGCATCGGGCATGATAAAAATTAATGATAAAAAGTTTTCCAAGAGTAGAGGGTATATCGTGTGGGTCGAGGATGACTACCTGGCCCATGGGTTCCACCCTGACCTGCTGCGCTACTACATCTTGAGCTACACTTCTCACACGAAGGATATCAATTTCTCGTGGAAGGAGTTTCAGACAAAGGTGAACAAGGAGCTGGTAGGCAGCCTCGGCAACTTCGTGAACCGGGTATTGACATTCATCGAGTCCAAGGGATTGAATGTAGGAGGCGAGATAGACCCGGCCGTGAGGGAGGCTATCGCCGGCGCGGTGAGCGTGGCGAAGGCCGAGATCGAGAACTATGAGTTTAAGAAGATATGCGACTCTATTATAACTTTGGCGGACTTTGGGAACACGTATTTCCAGGCCCATGAGCCCTGGAAGCTTATTAAGGAGGATAAGTCGGCGTGTGAGAGCGTATTGTATAATTGCGCCCAGATCGTGAAGGCGTTGGCCATATTGTCGTGGCCCGCGATGCCCGCTAAGGCGGAGGAGACCTGGGGCATGCTGGGCTATGATAAGGCGAGCCTGGCTAAGAAGAGCTTTGATGATGCGCTGGTGCCCTATGATGGCGGCTTGAAGCGCCCGAAGCCCACGATACTATTTTCAAAGCTTGACGATAAAAAGATAGCTGAGATGGAAAAGATCCTGGAGGAGCGGGTAGCAGCGGCGGAGGCGAGGGCGGCTGGTAAAAAGGCTGCCGAGGCCCCTAAGGTCTCTTTTGAGGATTTCCAGAAGCTGGACATTCGCGTTGGCAAAGTGATAGCAAGCGAGCGTATAAAGGGTAGCAAGAAGCTTTTGAAGAATCTGGTGGATATTGGGGAGGGCGCGCCCAGGCAGATTGTGGCGGGAATCGCTGAGCAGTATACGCCTGAGGAGATGGTTGGAAAGACCGTTATCGTGGTCGCTAACCTGGAGCCTGCCAAGATCATGGGCGTGGAGTCTAATGGCATGCTTTTGGCTGCTGACTCTAATGGCGCTACCCTGCTGGCGCCTGAGAAGCCGTCGGCGCCCGGCACCAGGGTCCGCTAA
- a CDS encoding carboxypeptidase-like regulatory domain-containing protein: MSRRALTIIGLLAIICFVSCVSVQAEEAQNKTLYWSPVTIENGSPAFTIEDAQGINYTIYDELGAQSVHVSVIIAQLYLNGAPYRMAGIPITFSSDNDSVAVLEPNRTRPSDASGQARILLIARNHSGWVNITAESEIMYGHRLSDTCRVRVVGWGTVSGMVTDQNKNGVPEATVTLWIWNGTANVKMLAARDNPQLSNDGRTAAIGTYTFVYVPAGSYNVTAEKDGHVYYRLFSLYEGQGTVTANVAIPDYVYVKPATPTPEPSATPASLPPSLPKPTPALPALFAIAAFGAIAMIKRRPE; the protein is encoded by the coding sequence ATGTCTCGAAGGGCTTTAACTATCATAGGCTTGCTGGCTATCATTTGTTTTGTATCATGCGTGTCCGTGCAGGCGGAGGAGGCGCAGAATAAAACGCTATACTGGTCTCCGGTCACGATTGAAAATGGGTCGCCTGCGTTCACAATAGAGGATGCGCAGGGCATTAACTATACGATATACGATGAGCTCGGGGCACAGAGCGTCCACGTATCCGTGATAATCGCCCAACTTTACCTAAATGGGGCGCCATATCGCATGGCCGGCATCCCGATAACCTTCTCATCCGATAACGATAGCGTTGCAGTGCTAGAGCCTAACAGGACCAGGCCGAGCGATGCTAGCGGGCAAGCCAGGATTCTCCTGATAGCGAGAAATCATAGCGGATGGGTGAACATCACCGCCGAGTCTGAGATAATGTATGGGCACAGGCTGAGCGATACTTGCAGGGTCCGCGTGGTCGGCTGGGGAACCGTATCCGGCATGGTGACCGACCAGAATAAGAACGGCGTACCAGAGGCCACTGTAACTTTATGGATATGGAATGGCACGGCTAACGTGAAAATGCTCGCCGCCAGGGATAACCCGCAGCTATCTAATGATGGGAGGACCGCCGCCATCGGGACGTACACGTTTGTATACGTGCCCGCGGGCTCATACAACGTGACTGCCGAGAAAGATGGGCATGTTTATTATAGGCTTTTTAGCCTTTATGAGGGCCAGGGCACTGTGACGGCGAACGTGGCCATACCTGACTATGTGTACGTTAAGCCAGCCACGCCAACGCCAGAGCCTTCAGCTACGCCAGCGTCGCTGCCGCCATCCTTACCTAAACCCACTCCAGCGTTGCCAGCTTTATTCGCAATCGCAGCCTTTGGCGCCATTGCCATGATAAAAAGGAGGCCAGAATAG
- a CDS encoding class II SORL domain-containing protein — translation MMKMTEATPSLFEQVNYPKDRNNMTDLEKKHWPRIECPDTVEANKPFDVTVNVGVGIDHPSELAHFIEWISIGRTEGNLEMCRVGLSPKFSHPRATFRVALDKSTTLVARESCNLHGIWENKKDIKVK, via the coding sequence ATGATGAAGATGACGGAAGCTACCCCTAGCCTGTTCGAGCAGGTCAACTACCCGAAGGACCGCAATAACATGACCGACCTTGAGAAGAAGCACTGGCCGAGGATTGAGTGCCCCGACACGGTGGAGGCGAACAAGCCGTTCGATGTAACTGTTAACGTTGGAGTGGGCATTGACCACCCCAGCGAGCTGGCGCACTTCATAGAGTGGATTAGCATTGGCCGGACTGAGGGGAACCTCGAGATGTGCCGCGTGGGCCTATCGCCCAAGTTCTCCCATCCCAGGGCCACCTTTAGGGTTGCACTGGATAAGAGCACGACGCTCGTGGCCCGTGAGAGCTGTAACCTGCATGGCATCTGGGAGAATAAGAAGGATATAAAGGTAAAATAG
- a CDS encoding translation initiation factor IF-5A yields MKQQTEIKTLKEGKFVIIDDEPCTIVSVQHSKPGKHGAAKARIDAIGLFDGQKRSIVQPVDAKVYVPIVERKTAQVLSIAGDVAQLMDTADYSTFELKIPEELKDKVKQGEEVAYISSMGKMKIQMRT; encoded by the coding sequence ATGAAGCAGCAGACTGAGATCAAGACCTTGAAGGAAGGCAAGTTTGTGATCATCGATGACGAGCCGTGTACGATTGTTTCGGTGCAGCACTCTAAGCCGGGGAAGCATGGCGCCGCCAAGGCCAGGATAGATGCCATTGGCCTGTTTGACGGCCAGAAGCGGTCCATTGTGCAGCCGGTCGACGCCAAGGTCTACGTGCCCATCGTTGAGAGAAAGACTGCCCAGGTGTTATCTATTGCGGGCGACGTGGCCCAGCTCATGGACACGGCCGACTACTCGACTTTTGAGCTCAAGATACCGGAAGAGCTTAAGGACAAGGTCAAGCAGGGCGAAGAGGTAGCCTATATTTCTAGCATGGGCAAAATGAAGATTCAGATGAGAACCTGA
- the speB gene encoding agmatinase has protein sequence MKGNLFADACSSFDDATFVLFGVPFDGTSSFRTGSRWAPMEMRKASYNFETYNGDLDVDLVDVPVHDMGDIEAYCSVDDTLDAVYDVASGIVKAGKLPIMMGGEHSLTYPCVKACGKVGFVVMDAHHDLRQEYGGLRNNHACVSRHIIEDLADRYVSIGIRSGTKEEYEYVRNKGIMSFTANDVDAMGIDAVLRETEAYLRGCDRIYLSLDMDAIDPAYAPGLGTPEPFGMTPRQVREVIRRLAPKTVGFDVVEISPVYDHGVTAILGAKLIRDFIAAKWKSMQA, from the coding sequence ATGAAGGGAAACCTGTTCGCCGACGCCTGCAGTTCCTTTGACGATGCCACTTTCGTGCTTTTCGGGGTGCCCTTTGATGGCACTTCGTCTTTTCGGACTGGCTCCAGGTGGGCGCCCATGGAAATGAGGAAGGCCTCGTATAACTTCGAGACGTATAACGGTGACCTGGACGTGGATCTCGTGGACGTGCCGGTGCACGACATGGGCGACATCGAGGCCTACTGCAGCGTTGACGATACGCTGGACGCCGTATATGACGTTGCGTCGGGCATCGTTAAGGCAGGAAAGCTCCCCATAATGATGGGCGGCGAGCACTCGCTCACCTATCCTTGCGTTAAGGCCTGCGGCAAAGTGGGCTTCGTGGTAATGGACGCCCACCATGACCTGAGGCAGGAGTATGGCGGCCTCAGGAATAACCACGCCTGCGTCTCCAGGCACATCATTGAGGACCTCGCTGACAGGTATGTATCTATAGGCATAAGGAGCGGCACTAAAGAAGAGTATGAGTACGTGAGGAATAAGGGAATCATGTCTTTTACCGCTAACGATGTCGATGCAATGGGCATTGACGCCGTGCTCAGGGAGACTGAAGCGTACCTGAGGGGCTGCGACAGGATATACCTTTCATTAGATATGGATGCCATCGACCCAGCATATGCCCCTGGACTGGGGACGCCGGAACCATTCGGCATGACTCCCCGTCAAGTGAGGGAGGTCATCAGGCGCCTGGCCCCAAAGACCGTTGGTTTCGACGTCGTGGAGATATCCCCCGTGTATGACCACGGCGTGACCGCCATCCTCGGAGCAAAGCTCATCAGGGACTTCATAGCGGCAAAGTGGAAGTCGATGCAAGCTTAA
- a CDS encoding 30S ribosomal protein S15, with product MAKMHTRRKGRARSVRPVRKTPPAWLTIKKEEVEKLVINLNAQNVSMSQIGLILRDKYGVPDISQVTGKKLKAILEEHSAAPKVPEDLTNLIRKAVGLHKHLEGNPKDLHNKRALQLTESKIRRLLKYYHASGVLPKDWVYTPETAEILISR from the coding sequence ATGGCAAAAATGCATACGAGAAGGAAGGGAAGGGCAAGGTCTGTAAGGCCGGTCAGGAAAACCCCTCCCGCATGGTTAACTATTAAGAAAGAAGAAGTCGAAAAACTTGTGATAAACCTAAACGCCCAGAACGTCTCCATGAGCCAGATCGGGCTAATATTAAGGGACAAGTATGGAGTTCCGGACATATCGCAGGTCACGGGCAAAAAGCTAAAGGCTATACTTGAGGAGCATAGCGCCGCTCCTAAGGTCCCCGAAGACCTGACGAACCTCATAAGGAAGGCCGTCGGCCTGCATAAGCATCTAGAAGGCAACCCAAAGGACCTCCATAATAAAAGGGCCCTGCAGTTGACCGAGTCTAAGATACGCAGGCTGTTGAAGTACTACCATGCCAGCGGCGTACTGCCAAAGGACTGGGTATACACGCCTGAAACGGCTGAGATCCTCATCTCGAGATAA
- a CDS encoding DHH family phosphoesterase: MGGTSKLDELSGIAKPAADEIKAQKFVRVVSHHDADGITACGIVCHLLQRLRIPFQATIISNLDSSIAKFVDAGDFVIFCDMGSGQPDIVNRFHAVILDHHVPQEGHSQVHVNPHLIGIDGGSEVSASGVAYSLARIMGNNVDLAGLAISGAIGDKQKMQGANKDILDEAVKAGVVAAYKGLKLGRGPLEKVLACSIDPYFDFSGRLEEARKFLQELKLQGNIESLSQEDLKRLSSALALKLLKKSPPDTIDSLLGEAYVLNRELIKDVYDFTNTVNSCGKLGVPGLGLSVCLRHEPSVAEAESKRFEYSEQILRALHDAIARIHECSSFRYVEISCSDVTGAIASTIIRYVMPDKPIIVLNTEDGNVKISARGTTDLINRGLDLSVAIRESAKKAGGSGGGHKIASGGMIPKGGEKAFLEALDAIIGGQLNGQV, encoded by the coding sequence ATGGGCGGCACGTCTAAGCTGGATGAGCTATCAGGCATCGCTAAGCCCGCTGCCGATGAGATAAAGGCGCAGAAGTTCGTCCGGGTCGTGTCGCACCACGACGCGGACGGGATAACCGCCTGCGGCATCGTCTGCCACCTGCTGCAGCGGCTTCGAATCCCTTTTCAGGCGACTATTATCAGCAATCTGGATAGCTCTATAGCAAAATTCGTCGACGCCGGAGATTTCGTAATCTTTTGCGACATGGGGTCCGGCCAGCCGGACATTGTCAACAGGTTTCACGCCGTCATACTGGATCATCATGTACCGCAGGAGGGACACTCGCAGGTACACGTGAACCCCCACCTCATCGGCATCGACGGCGGCTCGGAGGTCTCCGCCTCAGGGGTCGCTTACTCCCTTGCGAGGATTATGGGCAATAACGTAGACCTGGCTGGCCTGGCAATTTCAGGAGCGATAGGCGATAAGCAAAAGATGCAGGGGGCTAACAAGGACATCCTGGACGAGGCCGTTAAAGCCGGCGTGGTCGCCGCGTATAAGGGGCTGAAGCTTGGCAGAGGCCCCCTCGAGAAGGTCCTTGCATGCTCCATCGACCCTTATTTTGATTTTTCCGGCAGGCTTGAAGAGGCGAGAAAATTCCTCCAGGAATTAAAGCTGCAGGGCAACATCGAGTCTCTATCCCAGGAAGACCTGAAGCGGCTTTCGAGCGCTCTGGCGCTGAAGCTTCTGAAGAAGTCTCCGCCGGACACCATCGACTCCTTGCTGGGCGAGGCATACGTTCTAAACAGGGAGCTTATAAAGGACGTGTACGACTTCACGAATACCGTTAACTCGTGCGGTAAGCTGGGCGTGCCGGGCCTGGGCCTGTCTGTTTGCCTGAGGCATGAGCCCTCGGTGGCTGAGGCCGAGTCGAAGCGGTTCGAGTACTCCGAGCAGATATTGAGGGCTTTGCACGACGCCATCGCCCGCATCCATGAGTGTAGCTCTTTCAGGTACGTGGAGATATCCTGCTCAGACGTGACAGGCGCCATAGCCTCCACGATAATAAGGTACGTTATGCCCGATAAGCCCATAATAGTGCTTAACACGGAGGATGGCAACGTCAAGATATCCGCCAGGGGGACGACCGACCTTATAAATAGAGGGCTAGACCTTTCCGTGGCCATCAGGGAGAGCGCCAAAAAGGCTGGCGGAAGCGGCGGCGGCCATAAGATAGCGTCGGGCGGCATGATACCAAAGGGCGGCGAAAAGGCTTTCCTCGAGGCGCTTGACGCCATCATAGGAGGCCAGCTTAATGGCCAGGTGTAG
- a CDS encoding KEOPS complex subunit Pcc1, giving the protein MARCRARLSIASCDARLISRSISADNLPNVRTRYEDGFVITEVEVDSIGSLLATLDDVLVNVKVANDVLCGLNADEDMRD; this is encoded by the coding sequence ATGGCCAGGTGTAGGGCCAGGCTCTCCATCGCTTCCTGTGATGCCAGGCTCATATCCCGGTCCATTAGCGCCGATAACCTTCCAAATGTTAGGACTCGCTATGAGGATGGCTTCGTCATAACTGAGGTTGAGGTCGATAGCATTGGCTCTTTGCTCGCCACCCTTGACGATGTCCTCGTGAACGTCAAAGTTGCCAACGACGTCTTATGTGGCCTTAACGCTGACGAGGACATGAGGGATTAA
- a CDS encoding PAS domain S-box protein, which yields MAYRLCKPIVLGATILATVFMAFYINVILGIDIVYTHLFYIPIIIAGVWYHKKAVYLALFLGALHILINYMVDGPFTYNTFLRASMFLIVAYIVGTISEKKDMVYNSLETRVRERTAELSRINETLKGEMIEREHAEKALRESEEKFRILAESSPAAILLYRDSKLIYVNRTTELMVGLGREELLNMELTSFIHPAEREIVRQRAAARLRGEKVPGRYEVRVLTPDGREKWLEISSELISLEGKPTGLVSAIDVTERKKAEKALIKSRAILSRAQRIAHIGNWAWNLKTGEMQWSDEIFRIFGYEPGEIRPTCEWLMSRIHPEDREMMEKSVEVALKENRLFNIDYRIIASDGSIRYINCVADKLKRGPDGEPLWLYGIKQDITRRKKVEEELQDAKAQAELYLDLMGHDINNLNQIGLGFLEMALETLKLDENEMQLLSKPMEALKNSTQLISNVRKLQQAKGGNLLFHKLSLKEMLERLMPQYYNVAGRSITIDFRAECECSVYANDLLSDVFSNIIGNSIKHSSGPLTIGVLLKSETINGKRYCRVSIEDDGPGIQDEVKRQLFRHGRRAIKRGTGGLGLYLVMTLVEDFHGSVWVEDRVPGDYTKGCRFVVRLPAANN from the coding sequence GTGGCTTATAGACTATGTAAGCCAATCGTGCTGGGCGCGACGATACTGGCGACCGTATTCATGGCATTTTATATTAACGTTATACTGGGCATTGACATCGTCTACACCCACCTCTTCTACATCCCGATTATAATCGCTGGCGTCTGGTATCACAAGAAAGCCGTTTATCTGGCACTATTCCTGGGCGCCCTCCACATACTGATAAACTATATGGTCGATGGGCCGTTCACCTATAACACTTTTTTAAGGGCCTCAATGTTCCTGATAGTCGCCTACATTGTCGGGACAATATCGGAAAAAAAGGATATGGTATATAATAGCCTGGAGACCCGCGTCAGGGAAAGGACTGCTGAGCTAAGCCGCATCAACGAGACCTTGAAGGGCGAGATGATAGAGCGCGAGCATGCTGAAAAGGCGCTGCGGGAAAGCGAAGAAAAGTTCCGGATACTCGCAGAGTCGTCGCCCGCCGCCATCCTGCTATACCGGGATAGCAAGCTGATATATGTTAACAGGACGACGGAGTTAATGGTAGGGTTGGGACGTGAAGAGCTTTTAAACATGGAGCTTACCAGCTTTATCCACCCCGCTGAACGTGAAATAGTCAGACAAAGGGCGGCCGCCCGGCTACGCGGGGAAAAGGTGCCGGGCAGGTACGAGGTTAGAGTATTGACCCCTGATGGGCGCGAGAAATGGCTGGAGATATCCTCCGAATTAATATCATTAGAGGGAAAGCCGACCGGCCTGGTATCAGCAATAGACGTCACAGAGCGCAAGAAAGCCGAGAAAGCGCTTATAAAAAGCAGGGCCATCCTTTCAAGGGCCCAAAGAATAGCCCATATCGGAAATTGGGCGTGGAACCTTAAGACCGGCGAGATGCAGTGGTCGGATGAGATATTCAGGATCTTCGGCTACGAGCCGGGCGAAATTCGGCCTACCTGTGAGTGGCTGATGTCCCGTATCCACCCCGAGGACAGGGAAATGATGGAAAAATCGGTAGAGGTGGCCTTAAAAGAAAACAGGCTTTTCAACATCGATTACAGGATTATCGCATCAGACGGCTCTATCCGTTATATTAACTGCGTTGCAGATAAGCTTAAAAGGGGCCCGGATGGCGAGCCACTTTGGCTATACGGCATCAAGCAGGATATCACACGGCGGAAGAAGGTTGAGGAGGAGCTGCAGGATGCCAAGGCCCAGGCGGAGCTATACCTCGACCTCATGGGCCATGATATCAATAACCTAAACCAGATTGGCCTTGGCTTCCTCGAGATGGCGCTTGAAACGCTTAAGCTTGATGAAAATGAGATGCAGCTTTTATCCAAGCCCATGGAGGCGTTGAAAAATAGCACCCAGCTCATATCGAACGTGCGTAAGCTGCAGCAGGCTAAGGGCGGCAACCTGCTATTTCATAAGCTAAGCCTGAAAGAGATGCTGGAGCGATTGATGCCCCAGTACTATAACGTCGCGGGCCGCAGCATCACGATTGACTTTAGGGCCGAGTGTGAATGCTCTGTCTATGCTAATGACCTTCTGTCGGACGTTTTTTCAAATATTATCGGCAACTCCATAAAGCACTCGAGCGGCCCGCTCACCATAGGAGTGCTCTTGAAAAGCGAGACGATTAACGGTAAGCGCTATTGCCGCGTCAGCATCGAGGATGATGGCCCCGGCATACAGGATGAGGTTAAGAGGCAGCTGTTTCGGCATGGGAGGAGGGCCATCAAAAGGGGTACGGGCGGCCTCGGCCTCTACCTTGTCATGACCTTAGTAGAGGATTTTCACGGGAGCGTATGGGTGGAGGATCGCGTGCCAGGCGACTATACAAAGGGCTGCCGGTTTGTGGTGAGGCTGCCTGCTGCAAATAATTAA
- a CDS encoding competence/damage-inducible protein A, whose amino-acid sequence MDAIIICVGDEILSGDVTDLNSTWLAKRLAELGTIVKRIEVIPDDVAAISSTVKSSRADKVLITGGLGPTHDDVTRQAIAVAFGRKLARNDEAVKVVEAAAARRHASPRPQSYVMAEIPEGAAVISNPVGAAPGFIIDGRVYVFPGVPAEMKSMFELVKDDFNGKKLFVDWLVTRRPESDIVSELNEAVRMFPEVSFGSYPSDVVKVKMKSYDPERLRAAKEWLAGRIL is encoded by the coding sequence ATGGACGCCATCATAATCTGCGTGGGCGACGAGATCCTGTCCGGAGACGTCACAGACCTCAACTCGACGTGGCTCGCCAAACGCCTCGCAGAGCTTGGCACGATTGTGAAGAGGATTGAAGTCATACCTGATGACGTGGCAGCTATATCTTCCACCGTTAAAAGCTCACGGGCGGACAAAGTCTTAATCACGGGGGGACTTGGCCCAACGCACGATGACGTGACCAGGCAGGCGATAGCGGTGGCCTTCGGCAGAAAACTGGCCAGGAACGATGAGGCCGTGAAGGTCGTAGAGGCCGCCGCAGCCCGGCGTCACGCGTCCCCAAGGCCTCAATCTTACGTTATGGCCGAAATACCCGAAGGCGCGGCGGTGATCTCGAACCCGGTCGGCGCCGCCCCGGGCTTCATCATTGATGGCCGCGTATACGTTTTCCCCGGGGTGCCGGCGGAAATGAAATCGATGTTTGAGCTTGTGAAGGACGATTTCAACGGTAAAAAATTATTCGTAGACTGGCTCGTCACGAGGCGTCCTGAGTCTGATATAGTCTCCGAGCTAAACGAGGCCGTCAGGATGTTCCCTGAGGTCTCGTTTGGCTCCTATCCATCGGATGTGGTAAAGGTCAAGATGAAGTCATACGATCCAGAACGGTTAAGGGCGGCGAAGGAATGGCTTGCAGGGCGCATACTATAG
- a CDS encoding aminopeptidase — protein sequence MGIKDSAMIAVKDCMGVKPGENVLIVSDTERDFIGVPIYEAAMELGAEAVYVEMKPRTMSGEEPPEPVAEAMLHSDVVIAPTKFSLTHTRARINACSRGARIATMPLTEGTRGLIMEMFSTGGMTADYHRMKSNISRLLSRLQGVKQARITTALGTDILVELGGRKWHEDTGLALRPGDFTNLPGGELFIAPTNANGRLVIDGTFGDFGLLETPLELLIENGMVVEAKGAHADDLKELFKKMGPGARTVAELGIGMNPKARLWGILLEDEKAGNTVHLALGNNIGFGGTCDVPLHADGIVTNPAIYIDGKKLDIGEYL from the coding sequence ATGGGCATCAAGGATAGCGCCATGATAGCGGTAAAGGACTGCATGGGCGTGAAGCCCGGAGAAAACGTGCTCATCGTCTCTGACACGGAAAGGGACTTCATCGGCGTCCCGATTTATGAGGCCGCGATGGAGCTGGGCGCGGAGGCGGTCTACGTGGAAATGAAGCCCCGTACCATGAGCGGCGAGGAGCCGCCCGAGCCTGTAGCGGAAGCAATGCTGCACTCAGACGTGGTCATAGCGCCCACAAAGTTCTCTTTGACCCATACTCGGGCCAGGATAAACGCGTGCTCAAGAGGCGCGCGCATCGCAACCATGCCGTTGACAGAGGGCACGAGAGGCCTCATCATGGAGATGTTCTCCACCGGAGGCATGACCGCCGATTACCATAGGATGAAGTCGAACATAAGCCGCCTTCTCTCGCGCCTTCAGGGCGTCAAGCAGGCGCGCATCACGACTGCTCTGGGCACCGATATACTGGTAGAGCTTGGGGGCAGGAAATGGCATGAAGATACCGGCCTGGCGCTGAGGCCCGGCGACTTCACGAATCTGCCTGGCGGTGAGCTATTCATAGCCCCCACAAATGCTAATGGCAGGCTTGTCATCGACGGCACCTTTGGTGACTTTGGCCTGCTCGAAACGCCGCTTGAGCTTTTAATCGAGAATGGCATGGTCGTGGAGGCAAAGGGCGCCCACGCGGACGACCTTAAAGAGCTATTCAAAAAGATGGGCCCAGGTGCCCGCACTGTCGCTGAGCTTGGCATTGGAATGAACCCGAAGGCCCGGCTCTGGGGAATTTTGCTGGAGGACGAAAAGGCCGGCAATACGGTACACCTTGCGCTGGGCAATAATATCGGCTTTGGGGGCACCTGTGACGTCCCCCTGCATGCCGATGGCATCGTGACTAACCCAGCTATTTATATTGATGGGAAAAAGCTCGATATAGGTGAGTATCTATGA